GGATGGACGACGCGCCAATGGGCCCGCTGATGAACAAAGCCCTCACAGTGAACACCGGCCAGACCCACGTCCAGGCCTACCTGAACCCGCTGCTCGAAAAGATCGAAAACGGCGAGATCGACCCGGCCGAGATCATCACTCACCGGGGCTCGCTCGAGGACGGTCCGGAACTCTACGAGACGTTCAATAACAAGGACGACGACTGCATCAAGGTCGTTCTGGAGCCGTAAGGGCTCTATTCGGCCCAGTAAGCCTCGCCTGGCGTCGTCTCAAAGACCGCCCGTTCCAACAGGTCGACGGCCTTCTCCAACCCCTCGTTCGCGCTCGTCAGCGAGTCCTCGTGCTCGATGCTGAGCACGTCGTCGTAGCCGACCATTCTGAGAGTACTCACGACGTCCTTCCAGTGGCTCTCGCCGTGGCCATACCCGATGGAACGGAAGAGCCACGACCGCTCCGGCTCGTCGGTGTACGGCGTCGTGTCGAGCACGCCCTTCTCCCTCGCCTGGGCCTCGTAGACCTTGGTGTCCTTCGCGTGGACGTGGTGGATCGCGTCGCGCTCGCCGAGATACCTGATCGCATCAGTAATGGAAATCCCCTGCCAGTACAGATGCGAGGGGTCGAAGTTCGCGCCGATGCGTTCGTTGGTCTCCTCGCGCAGTCGGGCCAGCCCGTGGGGTTCGTACACCAGCATGTTCGGGTGCATCTCGATGGCCACGTCCACGCCGTGATCCGCGGCGTGCTCCGCGATCTCGCGCCAGTAGGGAATCGCGACCTCCTCCCACTGGTACTCGTGGGCGTCGGCGTGCTCGGTCGGCCACGGCGCGGTGATCCAGTTGGGCACCTCGTCGTTCGGTCCCCCGGCCGGGAGCCCCGAAAAGCAGGTGACGACGCCGACGTCGAGTTCGTCGGCGAGTTCGATGGCCTCGCGGAGTTCCGTGTCGGCCTCGTTCGCGTGTCCGTCGTCGGGGTGGATCGGGTTGTTGTGGGTCGCGAGCGCGCTGATCCGCAGGTCGTGTTCGTCGAGTTGGTCCCGTAGCTCCGACTGGGCCTCCTCGTCGCCGAGGTACTCCTCGCGGGGCAGGTGGTCGTCGCCAGGGGCCCCGCCACAGCCGAGTTCGACCGCGCCGACGCCGATGTCGGAGAGATACGAAAAGGCCTCTTCACGGGACTGTCCGCCCAGCGGGACGGTGAGTACGCCGATGTCCATACGGGGGCGTGAACTCGGACGAGAATAAATCCCGGTGGTCGCGCTCACTCGACGACCATCGGCCGTTCGTCGAACCGGATCGTCCGTCCCTCCTCGCTGGAGCGGTAGATCGCGTCGATCACCCGCTGGACGAGCAGCCCCTGTTCGACGGTGTTTCGCCCCGGTGGCTCGCCCTCGGCGACCGCCTGCAGGAAGGTCTCCTGTTCGGCGGCGTGGGCGTCTCGCTCGCGGGTCTTGACCTGCGTGTCGTTGAAATGCGGCGAGCCGTCGGCGCTGGTCTCGTAGATGGTCATCTCGCCGCTCGCCCGGTCGAAGCGGGCCCCGGCGTCGCTACCGCGAACGACGAACTCGTTGTCCGTCGGGCGGTTGGCCGCCCACGCGACCTCCAGCGAGACGGTCTTGCCGTCCGCACAGCGGATGAAGGCGCTGACCGAGTCCTCGACGTCGAAGCGCTCGTGTCCCCCGTCGTCGCCCCACATCTGGAGGTAGGTGTAGTCCTCGCGCGTCCCGAACTCCGCGCGAGTCACGCCGGTGACCTCGCGTATCTCGGGGAAGTCGAGCACGTAGAGCGCGAGGTCCAGCGCGTGGACGCCGATGTCGATCAGCGCGCCGCCGCCCGCGATCTCGCGAGAGGTGAACCACGAACCTCGGCCGGGGATCCCGCGCCTGCGGACGTAGTTGGCCTCGACGTGCGAGAGGTCGCCGAACCGGCCCCGATCGCGTTCGGTCGTCAGCACCTCGATCGAGGGGAGATACCGGTTGTGGAAGCCGACCATACAGAACCCCTCGGAGGCCTGGACGGCCGCGGCGATCCGTTCCGCGCTCTCGACGGAGTGGGCGAGCGGCTTTTCGAGCAACACGTCGAGCCCCGCGTCGAGCGCCGACACCGCGTACTCCTCGTGGAACTTGTTGGGCGTGGTGACGATGATCGCGTCGGCGATCGAGTAGAGTTCCTCGTGGTCCTCGTAGGTCGCGACGCCGTAGTCGCGTTCGAAGCGCTCGCGAGCCTCGGGGAGAACGTCCATCCCGCCCACGATCTCGGCCCCGTAGTTCCGCAGGCGGTCCGCGTGGTAGCGACCGATGTTTCCGAGGCCGATGACCCCGATTTTAACGTCTCGTGGATCGTTCATTGGAGGAACTAGCGAAAGTCATGGGATTACCCTTTCGTTCATGCTCGTGTCGGGTGGTTCACGTGTCGTTCGTCGTACGGCGCTACTTCGTCCACTCGCGTCGTGTACGTATTGTTATGCTGACGATAAAGGACGCTCAGTCGGTGTCCCCGACGCCGCGCTCCGGCGTGCCCGACTCGGCGCTCGCGATGTCGACGAGACCGTGACGCAGCGCCTCGCCCGTCTCGTCGTCGAACAGGTGGATCCGTGAGCGATCGAGGACGACCTGAACGTCCTCGTCGACGTCGATCTGCGTGTCGGGGTCGACGCTCATCAGCAGCTGGTCGGCGGTCGCCTCGCCGCCCTCGATCTCCATGCTCGTCTCGGTGTCGTCGCCGGTGACGAGGTAGACGAACACCTCGTTGCCCATCGGTTCGAGGACGTCCGTCCGGGCGTCGATGAGCCCCGTGGAGTGGTCGACGCCGCCGGCGGTGCGTTCGAGGTAGACGTCCTCGGGCCGGACGCCGACGGTCACGCTGTCCCCGGGCGCGAGTCCGTCGGTCGTCGAGGGGTCGAACTCGATCGTGAAGTTCTCGGTCTCGAGAGCGTCGCTCGTCACGTCGGCCTCGACGAAGTTCATCGAGGGCGAGCCAATAAAGCCCGCGACGAAGCGGTTCGCCGGTTCGTTGTAACAGGTGAGCGGCGGGGCGATCTGCTGGAGTTTGCCTGCGTTGATCACCGCGATCCGGTCGGACATCGTCATCGCCTCGGCCTGATCGTGCGTGACGTAGACGATCGTGGTGTCGAGCCGCCGGTGAAGCCGCTGGAGCTCCGTGCGCATGTGCACCCGGAGCTTGGCGTCGAGGTTCGCGAGCGGTTCGTCCATCAGGAACACGTCGGGTTCGCGGACGAGCGCGCGGGCGATGGCGACGCGCTGGCGCTGGCCGCCCGACATCTCGTCGGGCATCCGGTTCAGCATCCCCTCGAGTTGGACGATGTCCGCGGCCTCCTCGACCCGCCGGTCGATCTCCTCCTTCTCGTACTTCCGGAGCCGGAGGCCGAAGCTGATGTTCTCGTAGACGTCCATGTGGGGAAACAGCGCGATGTTCTGGAACACCATCGCGATGTTCCTGTCCTTCGGCGGGAGGGTCGTCACCTCCCGATCGCCGATGTAGATCGCACCCTCGGTCGGCTTGGTCAACCCGGCGATCGTCTCCATCGTCGTCGACTTGCCACACCCCGAGGGGCCGACGAAGGTGACGAACTCGCCGTCCTCGATCTCCATGTTCATGTCGTCGACTGCCGTTACGTCCTCGTAGCGTTTCGTGACGTGTTCGAGTCGTACTCGTGCCATTGGTGTATTACTCCTTGAGTGCTCCCGCGGTGAGCCCGCTGACGATCTTCTCCTGTGCGACGACGACCAGGATCGCGACCGGCAACACCCCGATGATCGAGGCGGCGGCCATCAGGTTGTACAACACCTGGTACTGCGTCTGGTACCCCAGGATCCCGTCGAGGATCGGCGCCCAGTTCTGGGGCTGGCCGTCGGTCATCAGGAACGAGAAGAAGAACTCGTTGTAGACGCCGATGAACGTCAGCACGCCGGCGGTCGCCACGCCGGGCGCCGACAGCGGGATGATCACCCGGAACAGCGCCCCCAGTCTGGTCGTCCCCTCGACACGCGCGGCGTCTTCAAGCCCGTCGGGGATCTGCGAGTAGAACGTGGTGAGGATGAAGATCGCGAGCGGCATGAACAGCGCGCTCAGCGGGATGATCAGCGCCGACGGCGTGTTGTAGAGGGTCCCGTTGCTCAGGAGCGGTGCGATGATCGGAATCCTGCTGTTGAACAGGTCGTTCAGCGGGATGAAAAAGGCCGCTGGCGGGAAGAACGAGACGATCAACACCAGCAGCATGAGCGGAGCCTTGCCGGGGAACCGCAGACGCCCGAAGACGTAGCCCGCCAGGCTCGCGATGACCAGCACGAACGCCGTCGCGACCGTCGCGATCACGAAGCTGTTGAACATGTAGCGGTGGAACGGCAACACCTGAAACACCTCGATGAACGCGCCGGGGTTGAAGCCGTTCGGCGTGAGGACGATGTCCTGAATCTGGCCTTCCGGCGTGAGCGCGACCATCAACAGCCAGTAGAACGGGAACAGCGTCGTCACGAGCATGACGATCGTGGCGGTGTAGAACAGCGACTTATAGGCGCGTTCGGGGTTCGAGATAGATTTCGAGACCCACCGCTCGAGCGGACCGCGATCCAGCTCCGGTTCCTCCTGTCGTGTCTCCGTGGTCCGGGTTTGAGTTTCGGTTTCTGCAGCCATCAGTAGAGCCCTCCTTCGCTGTCGCGGAACTTGACGATGTACACCGAGATCAGCAGCCCGATGATCGCCGCCGTGATGAACGCGATCGCCGCGGCCGTCCCGTATATCCGCGTCCCGCCGAACAGCCCCTCGATCACCATGCAGGTCATCGAGGGGACGGTGGTACAGCCGGCGGTCGACTCGATCAGCCCGTAGATGCGCATCGCCTCCATCGTCCGGAACAACATTGCGACCAGCAACGCGGGCAACACCAGCGGGAACGTAATCATCTTGAAGCGCTGCCACGGCGACGCTCCGGACACCTTCGCGACGTCGTAGAGGCTGCGATCGACGCTCTGGAGCCCCGCGAGGATGAGCAGCGCCATGAACGCCGAGGTCTTCCAGACGTCGGCGATCAGGACGATGAAAAAGGAGTCCTGGCTGCTCGCGAGCGGGTCGGAGCCGAACAGCCCGAGCGACTGCATCACGCCGCTGCCGAAGCCGACGGTCGGCTGGAAGAA
The DNA window shown above is from Halalkalicoccus sp. NIPERK01 and carries:
- a CDS encoding sugar phosphate isomerase/epimerase is translated as MDIGVLTVPLGGQSREEAFSYLSDIGVGAVELGCGGAPGDDHLPREEYLGDEEAQSELRDQLDEHDLRISALATHNNPIHPDDGHANEADTELREAIELADELDVGVVTCFSGLPAGGPNDEVPNWITAPWPTEHADAHEYQWEEVAIPYWREIAEHAADHGVDVAIEMHPNMLVYEPHGLARLREETNERIGANFDPSHLYWQGISITDAIRYLGERDAIHHVHAKDTKVYEAQAREKGVLDTTPYTDEPERSWLFRSIGYGHGESHWKDVVSTLRMVGYDDVLSIEHEDSLTSANEGLEKAVDLLERAVFETTPGEAYWAE
- a CDS encoding Gfo/Idh/MocA family protein: MNDPRDVKIGVIGLGNIGRYHADRLRNYGAEIVGGMDVLPEARERFERDYGVATYEDHEELYSIADAIIVTTPNKFHEEYAVSALDAGLDVLLEKPLAHSVESAERIAAAVQASEGFCMVGFHNRYLPSIEVLTTERDRGRFGDLSHVEANYVRRRGIPGRGSWFTSREIAGGGALIDIGVHALDLALYVLDFPEIREVTGVTRAEFGTREDYTYLQMWGDDGGHERFDVEDSVSAFIRCADGKTVSLEVAWAANRPTDNEFVVRGSDAGARFDRASGEMTIYETSADGSPHFNDTQVKTRERDAHAAEQETFLQAVAEGEPPGRNTVEQGLLVQRVIDAIYRSSEEGRTIRFDERPMVVE
- a CDS encoding ABC transporter ATP-binding protein, yielding MARVRLEHVTKRYEDVTAVDDMNMEIEDGEFVTFVGPSGCGKSTTMETIAGLTKPTEGAIYIGDREVTTLPPKDRNIAMVFQNIALFPHMDVYENISFGLRLRKYEKEEIDRRVEEAADIVQLEGMLNRMPDEMSGGQRQRVAIARALVREPDVFLMDEPLANLDAKLRVHMRTELQRLHRRLDTTIVYVTHDQAEAMTMSDRIAVINAGKLQQIAPPLTCYNEPANRFVAGFIGSPSMNFVEADVTSDALETENFTIEFDPSTTDGLAPGDSVTVGVRPEDVYLERTAGGVDHSTGLIDARTDVLEPMGNEVFVYLVTGDDTETSMEIEGGEATADQLLMSVDPDTQIDVDEDVQVVLDRSRIHLFDDETGEALRHGLVDIASAESGTPERGVGDTD
- a CDS encoding carbohydrate ABC transporter permease, whose amino-acid sequence is MAAETETQTRTTETRQEEPELDRGPLERWVSKSISNPERAYKSLFYTATIVMLVTTLFPFYWLLMVALTPEGQIQDIVLTPNGFNPGAFIEVFQVLPFHRYMFNSFVIATVATAFVLVIASLAGYVFGRLRFPGKAPLMLLVLIVSFFPPAAFFIPLNDLFNSRIPIIAPLLSNGTLYNTPSALIIPLSALFMPLAIFILTTFYSQIPDGLEDAARVEGTTRLGALFRVIIPLSAPGVATAGVLTFIGVYNEFFFSFLMTDGQPQNWAPILDGILGYQTQYQVLYNLMAAASIIGVLPVAILVVVAQEKIVSGLTAGALKE